From a single Enterobacteriaceae endosymbiont of Donacia bicoloricornis genomic region:
- the nuoK gene encoding NADH-quinone oxidoreductase subunit NuoK, producing the protein MIPLYHILIFIILIFILGLTGIIIRNNMLYILIFTEIMINSAALSCIISGNYWKQTEGEIMYIVSISISAIETCINLILLIKLYYYKNNINIDSMSEMNG; encoded by the coding sequence ATGATACCTTTATATCATATTTTAATATTTATTATATTAATATTTATTTTGGGATTAACAGGAATAATTATTAGAAATAATATGTTATATATTCTAATTTTTACTGAAATTATGATTAATTCTGCAGCATTATCATGTATAATTTCTGGTAATTATTGGAAACAAACAGAAGGCGAAATTATGTATATTGTATCCATTAGTATATCAGCTATAGAAACTTGTATAAATTTAATTTTATTAATAAAATTATACTATTATAAAAATAACATTAATATTGACTCAATGAGTGAGATGAATGGATGA